From the genome of Haloarcula taiwanensis:
CTCGGGCTCGTCGTCGACTCACTGTCCCGGACCGCCGACTACGGCGGCAACATCGCCGAGAGCGCGCTCCAGAAAGCCGCACCGCGGCCACAATCCTGACCACTCGACAGTATACAAATCAGGCGCAGCCACCCTGCGGCCTTAGCGTGTCGAAACGATGCAGTGGCGACGATGCCGCCTGAGCGTTTCGAGGCACGCGACGGTGTCAGCGAGTGCCGGACACGTCACCGGACAGTCGTCGTAGAGATACCGAACGAGACTGGTTCCGTCGACACCGGAGAGAGCGGCGGTCGACCGACCGTGAAGCTGTTGCTGGCGGGTCGCTGCCACTGCCTCGCACTCGCTTTCGATCTCGGCGAGCTGATTGTCGATGCTGTCGAGTCGGGCCGGGTCAGTCGTTCTGCGTGCGTTCGCACCGAGTGCGGCCCCGCGGCGTTCACAGTTGTCAAGCGTTGCTCGCACTGACTGTAACGACTCCCGCTCGCGTTCGAGCGCCGGGAGCAGCGTCTCGCGCTCGTCGCGTGCTCTCTCACTTGCGGTTAGCAGCGCCTCGTACAATTGTGGAGTCAGGCGCGTTCCCGTGGCGATCTGCGTGCCGAGTTCCGGGCCGAACTCCATCGACATGTTGGCTTCCAGCGAGTCATCGTACTCGGCTTCGAAATGTGGCACAGCCATAACCGTCTCTCGGTAGGCTTCCCTGACGGCACGCAGGTTCGTATCGGGTTTCGGCTGCCGGGCACTGAGCGCCGACATCCCTCCCCCAGATGTGTCGACAGTGCCTGCGGCTCGTGCCGGCGGCTCGATAGATACAAGCTGGGTCCGAAAGCGCCGGAACGCCGTCAGTTCAGCCTCGACACAGTCGATTTCTCGTTGAACGACAGCGAGCGCCTGCTCGGTTCGCGGCTGGCTTGTCTCGGTGTTAGACACGGAACACTCAGCCGGAGTGTTTGCTCTCGTCGTATAGGTATTTTATATGTTCGCTATATAGACGACCGTATCCCTACCGGTGAAGTCGGCAGTGGTCCGCTACGATCAGCGCGACACTTCGCTGCCAGCAACAGGTGCCGGCAGTCCGTCGACTCACGCCGTCCGCAACGGATGCACTTTTCCCGAGTGGGAGACTACGACCTGCTGGTGGCGATGACGAGATGTTACCCCCGCTGAGCCCCTTGTGACGATGCACTATTCCTGAGCCACCATTTCACCCCGAACAACAGCTAAAACGGTGCAGCAGGGCCTTCGTCGGGATCTCCGTCAACAGCCGCAGTGTCTGCCGTCGCCTCCCCGTCAGCGGTTGCACGTTCCAGCGGCCCGTCCCAGCCGTTCAGGCCCGGTTCAAAACTTACAACATCGCCATCAAAGCCTTCATACGACGCGATAAGCCGGGCAGCCTGGACGCTAGACTTCCCCTTCGGACAGACTGTCACGACCTCGTCGTCGCCTTCGAACCGTTCGACTTCGTCAACGAGCGACGGGAACGGGACGTTCTCGCTTCCGGGAATGTGGCCTCGCTCGAACGCGCCGGGCGAGCGGATATCGACCACCCGGACCGTCTCTTCGTCGAGTTTCGACCGGAGCTCGTCGGCGTCGATTTCGCCGTCCATACCCAGCCGCTAGCGGGCGATGCCTAAACCTTCACCGGCTACAGCAAACCGTCGGCCTGTGCCAGCAGGATGCCTTCGATGGTTGCGTCGTTGGCCGGTTCGCGGCGGGCGACCTGCAGCGCTTCGTCGATGGGAACGGTCGTCACTGAAAGGAATTCGTTCTCGTCGAGTTCCCGGTCGACCGGTTCCAGTCCCTCAGCGAAGACGATGCCGCGGCGGTGCCGGAGCACGCCGGTCGAACACGAGAACTCCTCGATGAGTGAGACGCCGGCGGCTTCGAACCCAGTTTCCTCACGGAGTTCGCGCGCGCCCGCAGTCGTGTAGGACTCGTCGTCCTCGACGATGCCGGCGGGGAGTTCGAGACACTGCTCGCGGATGGTCGGGCGGTACTGGTCGACCATGACGAGTTCATCGCCGGTCGTGGCCACCACGACGGCCGCGTCGGGCAGTTCAGCCCAGTAGTAGTCTTTCTCGGACCCGTCGGGCTGGCGAACTCGGTCGTAGCCGCCGGTGTACCAGCCGGTCTCGTACTCACGTTTGCTCTCGACGATGGGCCACTCGTGGGCCGACTCGCGGGTCATACGTCCTGTCGGACCGCGACGTGGTAAAACGTGCCGTTGTGCCGGACGACGACGCCGTCGTCGGTCACAGCCCCGTCGTACTGCTGTCGCAAGGCGTCGCGTTCGTCAAAGGGCGAGTGGGTGAACGCGCCCTTGAGTCCGAACGGGCCGCGCCAGTACGGCTCGGACTGCCCGGCCGCCGACGCGGATGCCTCGGCCAGCGCCGCGCTCGTGTACGGGAAGCGTCGCTCGGACTGGGTGCTCCAGTTGATGGCAGTGCCGTTGTCGACGCTGTACTCGCCGTCGCTCGGCGTAGCGACAGTGTAGTACGGGTCGCCGCTCTTGAGGAGGCCCGGGAGCGCACCCAGCGCCAGCAACAGCACAACGACGGCGATGATTCCGAGCAATGTGTTCCGTGTGACCGGACGCATCAGACGACCTCGCGGTAGATGCGGCCGAAGGCCTGCCGACGGAGCGTCCCGACGGCGGCCCGGCGTTCATCTTGAAACGTCGCCGCGACGGCCTGCTCTGCGAACTGGGCGGCGTGCCAGGCGACGTGGTCGACGTTCTCCGCGCCGACCAGCGTCACCTCACAGTCCGTGTCTTCGCGCCACTCCTCGAACTCCGCCATCGAACCGACCTGAACTGCGAGCGACTCTGCGAACAGTACGTCGCGGGCGGTCTCAATGACCTCACTGGTGACCCGCTCCTCGTAGGTCTCCGGGTCGAGACCCATCGCCTTCGCGACTTCCTTGACGACCACCTGCGCCGTCGGCCCGAACGCGTCGTAGCGCTCACTGGCCTCGGCTGCCGATGCCGGCGCGAACTGCCCCTCAGTGTCCATACGTCCCCTTGCCGCCGGCGGGACTATTCGGTTTCGTCTTCGTTCGTGGCAGTGTCGTCGCCGTCGACCGACGTATCGCCGTCGGTGGCGTCGCCATCGCTCTCGCGTAGCATCTCCCGCGTCAGGTCGCGCGCCTCGGCCAGCACCTCGCTGTCGTGGTCGCTGAGCGCGTTCGACCCACGGTGGCGGTCCGCCCCCTGCGGCAGGTCGGTGTGGCCGTGGTCGTGTTCATGGCTGTGGCCCCCGTCGCTGCGGTCGACGGTGTCTTCAAACACCTGTGGGAACTCCGTCTCCTCGGCGTACTCGACGACCTCGGTGGACAGTTCGTCCTCACCGAGCTGGCCCCAGTCGGGGACGCGCTCGTCGAGCCACGCTTCGTGGTCGTCGCCGCCGGTCATCGCCGTAAACGCGAGATGATTCGCCAGATGCACGTCGTCGGCTTGCGGGTCGTCACACACTGGACAGGCGTATCCCATCAGTGTGCGAACCGTGGACGCGGAGCCGTATATGCAGTCGGGGTCTCGGAGCGGTGGGTACTGCGAGAGGACTGGCTGCGAAGGGGCGTCCGGCAGTAGACGACGGGAGTGCGACCACAGCGCTCAGACAATGCCAGACGTAGCCGACACAGTCATAATAGTCGGACCATCACAAGCGCATCTTCGCCGTTGCTGTAGTAGTTCGGAATAGTCTTGCGGTGCTCGAACCCGAACCGCCGGTACAGCTTTCGTGCGCCGTCATTGTCGGCCCGGACCTCCAGCTTGACTGAGCCGGCCCCCGTCTCGCCGATAACCTCGAGTGCGCGCGTCAACAGCGCGCTCGCAACCCCCTGCCGACGGTACGCTGGCCGAACCGCGAGGTCCTTGATGTGGCCGAGCGGGGTACCGTGGTTCGGCACCGTGTCCGCGATGACGTAGCCCGCGACGGCGGGCGG
Proteins encoded in this window:
- a CDS encoding rhodanese; its protein translation is MDGEIDADELRSKLDEETVRVVDIRSPGAFERGHIPGSENVPFPSLVDEVERFEGDDEVVTVCPKGKSSVQAARLIASYEGFDGDVVSFEPGLNGWDGPLERATADGEATADTAAVDGDPDEGPAAPF
- a CDS encoding NUDIX hydrolase, whose translation is MTRESAHEWPIVESKREYETGWYTGGYDRVRQPDGSEKDYYWAELPDAAVVVATTGDELVMVDQYRPTIREQCLELPAGIVEDDESYTTAGARELREETGFEAAGVSLIEEFSCSTGVLRHRRGIVFAEGLEPVDRELDENEFLSVTTVPIDEALQVARREPANDATIEGILLAQADGLL
- a CDS encoding ribosomal-protein-alanine N-acetyltransferase translates to MTTVAPDGPETPGTPAVRRAVRADLIEVHRVEQASFPQPWPFSALESYLGEPGFLVAETGNDDGDPPAVAGYVIADTVPNHGTPLGHIKDLAVRPAYRRQGVASALLTRALEVIGETGAGSVKLEVRADNDGARKLYRRFGFEHRKTIPNYYSNGEDALVMVRLL